From one Planococcus citri chromosome 3, ihPlaCitr1.1, whole genome shotgun sequence genomic stretch:
- the LOC135840969 gene encoding maltase A1-like isoform X2 yields MKMKFVQITVTLSFLISSCWALNRTWWKHDLTYGIYLKSFMDSNGDGIGDFKGLISKLDYIAGLGIKTIWMSPFNPSPQADGGYDISDFCGINPIYGTMEDFEEFMKEMKKRDLNFVMDLVLNHSSDEHEWFEKSVNRVEPYTDYYVWADPKGYDSEGNPIPPNNWKSIMDFITPSSGWTWNEKRHQFYFHQFLAKQPDFNLRNEQLKTELKNMMKFWLDKGVAAFRLDAVECLMEDPLHRDDIDTESFIKAICAESEMETPRLHHPDTFKFLHELRMFLRQYDRENKKQRETALFGEIYTTVNIKMRYYGTKSAPQTHYPYNYLLTVLRKYLDAEQMIEYLNQWIKKLPKGATSNWALGNHDQGRIFYWFNKEYNSILLSLVTMLPGAALIWYGEETSQELFDFSPDPNKNLYVERDHFRLPMQWDDSLNAGFTSGDKPWVPVHPSYYRSNVKEQLANKNSTLYYFKDLISLRKTETLKFGDLKMYAISKWVLAFTREKFNTILDHRNLSMLRPHSSIVLST; encoded by the exons atgaaaatgaaattcgttcAAATCACTGTCACGTTATCGTTTTTAATATCCAGTTGCTGGGCTTTAAACAGAACTTGGTGGAAGCACGATCTCACCTATGGTATCTACCTGAAATCGTTCATGGATAGCAATGGAGATGGAATTGGAGATTTCAAAGGATTGATTTCCAAACTGGATTACATTGCCGGTCTTGGAATAAAAACTATCTGGATGTCACCGTTCAACCCTTCGCCGCAGGCTGATGGAGGCTACGATATATCTGATTTTTGTGGAATCAATCCCATCTATGGTACAATGGAAGATTTCGAAGAATtcatgaaagaaatgaaaaaacgag ATCTCAACTTCGTCATGGATTTAGTGCTTAATCACAGCAGCGATGAGCACGAATGGTTCGAAAAATCTGTAAATAGAGTGGAGCCATATACGGACTACTATGTATGGGCTGATCCGAAAGGGTACGATAGCGAAGGAAATCCTATTCCACCAAATAATTGG AAAAGTATAATGGACTTCATAACTCCCAGTTCAGGATGGACTTGGAATGAAAAAAGGCATCAATTCTATTTTCATCAGTTTCTAGCGAAACAGCCAGACTTCAATCTACGTAATGAACAACTTAAAACTGAACTCAAA aacatgatgaaattttggctggacAAAGGCGTCGCTGCTTTTCGATTAGATGCTGTAGAATGCCTAATGGAAGATCCCTTACATCGAGATGACATCGACACAGAATCTTTCATAAAAGCAATATGTGCAGAGTCCGAAATGGAAACTCCTCGACTCCATCATCCGGATACTTTCAAGTTCTTGCATGAATTACGCATGTTTTTAAGACAGTACGATCGTGAAAATAAGAAACAACGTGAAAC AGCCCTATTCGGTGAAATTTACACTACGGTTAACATCAAAATGAGATACTACGGAACGAAGAGCGCCCCACAGACGCATTATCCTTACAATTATCTATTGACCGTGCTCAGGAAGTATTTAGATGCCGAACAGATGATCGAATATTTGAACCAATggattaaaaaattacccaaaggaGCAACCTCGAATTGGGCG TTGGGAAACCACGACCAAGGACGAATTTTCTACTGGTTCAACAAGgaatataattcaattttattgtcTCTTGTTACAATGCTACCTGGAGCTGCTTTAATTTGGTACGGGGAAGAGACCAGTCAAGAACTGTTCGATTTTTCACCCGACCCCAACAAGAATCTGTATGTTGAAAGGGATCATTTTCGTTTACCTATGCAATGGGACGATTCCTTGAATGCAG gTTTTACTTCCGGAGACAAACCATGGGTTCCAGTACATCCCAGTTATTATAGGTCGAACGTCAAAGAACAATTGGCCAATAAGAACAGTACACTGTACTACTTCAAAGATCTAATTTCCCTTCGAAAAACTGAAACCCTGAAATTTGGCGATTTGAAAATGTACGCGATATCAAAATGGGTGCTGGCATTTACAAG agaaaaattcaatacgATTTTAGATCATCGAAACTTATCGATGCTGAGACCACATTCCAGCATAGTGCTGTCAACATGA
- the LOC135839967 gene encoding maltase 1-like, with amino-acid sequence MLIVKEMKMKLIQITVTLSFSISSCWATNRTWWKHDLTYGIFLKSFMDSNGDGIGDFKGLTSKLDYIVDLGIKTIWVSPFYPSPQADGGYDISDFCGINPIYGTMEDFEELMKEMKKRDLNFVMDLVINHSSDEHEWFEKSVNRVEPYTNYYVWVDPKGYDSNGNPIPPNNWRSIFDYETPSSAWTWNEKRKQFYLHQFLVKQPDLNLRDEQLKTELKNMIKFWLDKGVTAFRLDAVEFFMEDPSLRDDIDTESLIKVVLGVEETETPRLHHPDTFEFLHELYMFFRQYDRQNKKQRQTAGFGEVYTPIDTKMRYYRTKNAPVTHYPYNYLLTMLRKYLDADQMIQFLNQWIKKLPKGATSNWTLGNHDHGRIFYYFNKEYNSILLTLVTMLPGAALIWYGEETSQEEFDFSPNPKKNLMVERDHFRLPMQWDDSLNAGFTSGDKPWVPVHPNYYSSNVKQQLANKNSTVNYFKDLVSLRKTDTLKFGDLKMYAISK; translated from the exons ATGTTAATcgtgaaagaaatgaaaatgaaattaattcaaatcaCTGTAACGTTATCGTTTTCAATATCGAGTTGCTGGGCTACAAACAGAACTTGGTGGAAGCACGATCTCACCTATGGTATCTTCCTGAAATCGTTCATGGACAGCAATGGAGATGGAATTGGAGATTTCAAAGGATTGACTTCCAAACTGGATTACATCGTCGATCTTGGAATAAAAACTATCTGGGTGTCACCATTCTACCCTTCACCGCAAGCTGATGGAGGCTACGATATATCTGATTTTTGTGGAATCAATCCCATCTATGGTACAATGGAAGATTTCGAGGAGTtgatgaaagaaatgaaaaaacgag ATCTCAACTTCGTCATGGATTTAGTGATTAATCACAGCAGCGATGAGCACGAATGGTTCGAAAAATCTGTAAATAGAGTGGAGCCATATACGAACTACTATGTATGGGTTGATCCGAAAGGGTACGATAGCAATGGAAATCCTATTCCACCAAATAATTGG AGAAGTATATTCGACTACGAAACACCTAGTTCAGCTTGGACTTGGAATGAAAAAAGGAAGCAATTCTACCTGCATCAGTTTTTAGTGAAACAACCAGATCTCAATTTACGTGATGAACAACTTAAAACTGAACTCAAA aatatgatcaaattttggCTGGACAAAGGCGTTACTGCTTTTAGATTGGATGCTGTAGAATTCTTCATGGAAGATCCCTCACTTCGAGATGACATCGACACAGAATCACTCATAAAAGTAGTACTTGGAGTGGAGGAAACAGAAACTCCTCGACTTCATCATCCGGATACTTTCGAGTTCTTGCACGAATTATACATGTTTTTCAGACAGTACGACCGACAAAATAAGAAGCAACGTCAAAC GGCTGGATTTGGTGAAGTTTACACTCCAATTGATACCAAAATGAGATACTACAGAACGAAGAACGCCCCAGTGACGCATTATCCTTATAACTATCTACTCACAATGCTCAGAAAGTATTTAGATGCCGATCAGATGatccaatttttgaaccaatggattaaaaaattacccaaaggaGCTACTTCGAATTGGACG TTGGGAAACCACGACCACGGACGAATTTTCTACTATTTCAATAAGGAATATAATTCAATCTTATTGACTCTCGTCACCATGTTACCTGGAGCCGCTTTAATTTGGTACGGAGAAGAAACCAGTCAAgaggagtttgatttttcaccaaacccCAAGAAGAATCTGATGGTTGAAAGGGATCATTTTCGTTTACCTATGCAATGGGACGATTCCTTGAATGCAG GTTTCACTTCCGGAGACAAACCGTGGGTACCAGTACATCCCAATTATTACAGTTCCAACGTAAAACAACAATTGGCCAATAAAAACAGTACAGTGAACTACTTCAAGGATCTAGTTTCTCTTCGAAAAACTGACACACTGAAATTTGGCGATTTGAAAATGTACGCGATATCAAAATAG
- the LOC135840969 gene encoding maltase A1-like isoform X1: MKMKFVQITVTLSFLISSCWALNRTWWKHDLTYGIYLKSFMDSNGDGIGDFKGLISKLDYIAGLGIKTIWMSPFNPSPQADGGYDISDFCGINPIYGTMEDFEEFMKEMKKRDLNFVMDLVLNHSSDEHEWFEKSVNRVEPYTDYYVWADPKGYDSEGNPIPPNNWKSIMDFITPSSGWTWNEKRHQFYFHQFLAKQPDFNLRNEQLKTELKNMMKFWLDKGVAAFRLDAVECLMEDPLHRDDIDTESFIKAICAESEMETPRLHHPDTFKFLHELRMFLRQYDRENKKQRETALFGEIYTTVNIKMRYYGTKSAPQTHYPYNYLLTVLRKYLDAEQMIEYLNQWIKKLPKGATSNWALGNHDQGRIFYWFNKEYNSILLSLVTMLPGAALIWYGEETSQELFDFSPDPNKNLYVERDHFRLPMQWDDSLNAGFTSGDKPWVPVHPSYYRSNVKEQLANKNSTLYYFKDLISLRKTETLKFGDLKMYAISKWVLAFTRTFGQSKYVIVLNLGTEPHTANLHAEIANLPTSLEVVAASPNSGFTKGEKFNTILDHRNLSMLRPHSSIVLST; the protein is encoded by the exons atgaaaatgaaattcgttcAAATCACTGTCACGTTATCGTTTTTAATATCCAGTTGCTGGGCTTTAAACAGAACTTGGTGGAAGCACGATCTCACCTATGGTATCTACCTGAAATCGTTCATGGATAGCAATGGAGATGGAATTGGAGATTTCAAAGGATTGATTTCCAAACTGGATTACATTGCCGGTCTTGGAATAAAAACTATCTGGATGTCACCGTTCAACCCTTCGCCGCAGGCTGATGGAGGCTACGATATATCTGATTTTTGTGGAATCAATCCCATCTATGGTACAATGGAAGATTTCGAAGAATtcatgaaagaaatgaaaaaacgag ATCTCAACTTCGTCATGGATTTAGTGCTTAATCACAGCAGCGATGAGCACGAATGGTTCGAAAAATCTGTAAATAGAGTGGAGCCATATACGGACTACTATGTATGGGCTGATCCGAAAGGGTACGATAGCGAAGGAAATCCTATTCCACCAAATAATTGG AAAAGTATAATGGACTTCATAACTCCCAGTTCAGGATGGACTTGGAATGAAAAAAGGCATCAATTCTATTTTCATCAGTTTCTAGCGAAACAGCCAGACTTCAATCTACGTAATGAACAACTTAAAACTGAACTCAAA aacatgatgaaattttggctggacAAAGGCGTCGCTGCTTTTCGATTAGATGCTGTAGAATGCCTAATGGAAGATCCCTTACATCGAGATGACATCGACACAGAATCTTTCATAAAAGCAATATGTGCAGAGTCCGAAATGGAAACTCCTCGACTCCATCATCCGGATACTTTCAAGTTCTTGCATGAATTACGCATGTTTTTAAGACAGTACGATCGTGAAAATAAGAAACAACGTGAAAC AGCCCTATTCGGTGAAATTTACACTACGGTTAACATCAAAATGAGATACTACGGAACGAAGAGCGCCCCACAGACGCATTATCCTTACAATTATCTATTGACCGTGCTCAGGAAGTATTTAGATGCCGAACAGATGATCGAATATTTGAACCAATggattaaaaaattacccaaaggaGCAACCTCGAATTGGGCG TTGGGAAACCACGACCAAGGACGAATTTTCTACTGGTTCAACAAGgaatataattcaattttattgtcTCTTGTTACAATGCTACCTGGAGCTGCTTTAATTTGGTACGGGGAAGAGACCAGTCAAGAACTGTTCGATTTTTCACCCGACCCCAACAAGAATCTGTATGTTGAAAGGGATCATTTTCGTTTACCTATGCAATGGGACGATTCCTTGAATGCAG gTTTTACTTCCGGAGACAAACCATGGGTTCCAGTACATCCCAGTTATTATAGGTCGAACGTCAAAGAACAATTGGCCAATAAGAACAGTACACTGTACTACTTCAAAGATCTAATTTCCCTTCGAAAAACTGAAACCCTGAAATTTGGCGATTTGAAAATGTACGCGATATCAAAATGGGTGCTGGCATTTACAAG AACTTTTGGTCAATCAAAATACGTTATTGTATTGAATCTTGGCACCGAACCTCATACAGCCAATTTACACGCTGAAATCGCTAATTTACCAACAAGTCTGGAGGTGGTAGCTGCAAGTCCCAATTCTGGATTTACCAAAG gagaaaaattcaatacgATTTTAGATCATCGAAACTTATCGATGCTGAGACCACATTCCAGCATAGTGCTGTCAACATGA